One genomic region from Streptomyces venezuelae encodes:
- a CDS encoding YtxH domain-containing protein — MRYKLTFVVGLALGYVIGTRAGRERYEQMKKSARDFAQNPAVRNAAESAAQTGRQVAGKAMHAVGDTVGDRLPSSVTDRVHALRDRGRSNGRVEDDDWGTSNT, encoded by the coding sequence GTGCGGTACAAGCTGACGTTCGTCGTGGGCCTCGCCCTCGGTTACGTGATCGGCACACGGGCCGGACGCGAGCGCTACGAGCAGATGAAGAAGTCCGCGAGGGACTTCGCGCAGAACCCGGCCGTGCGCAACGCCGCCGAGTCCGCCGCCCAGACCGGGCGCCAGGTCGCGGGCAAGGCGATGCACGCCGTGGGCGACACGGTGGGCGACAGGCTGCCGTCGTCGGTGACCGACCGGGTCCACGCGCTGCGTGACCGCGGCCGGAGCAACGGACGCGTCGAGGACGACGACTGGGGCACCAGCAACACCTGA